From the Nostoc sp. PCC 7107 genome, the window CTGTACCTACTATTAAGGCGTAAGAACCATCAGCAAGTTGCGGCCCGATCGCTAAACCTTCAAATTTTTCGGGAATGGGTTGTCCAGCATTTCTCAGAAACTCGGCAATATCCGCAAACAAAGTTTTACTAACAGGTGTGACTCCAGCAGGCAAAGTATTTATACCTGTCAAGCTAATATCAGCCACATTGGTTGCACCGGTCAAGTCAATTTTGTAGATGCGTTTGCTGGCGACTGGTGTTGCACCTGTGGGATCTTCTACACCTATACCGCGATTATCCCGTTCCAGAATTAAAAATTCATTGTTGTTCAAGGCTGTAATGGAGCTAATACCAATATTGCGACCTTGAGAATTAGCTCCAAAAGTATTATCAGGAACACGGGCATTAATATCTGCCAAGCTTTCCAACTGATAGAGGTATTGAGCCGTACTATTACCAGTGTTGGTGTCAAATTCGACTATTCGGAGATTGCTACCACGCCGTCCATCTGGGGAACCTTCGTTAACTAACGGGTCTTGCAGCATCGCAAATAGTCTACTACCATCTGGGCTGAGGGTTACGCCTTCAAAGCCGCGATTATCTTGACGACCAGTGGAAATGGTGGGACGACCATCAACGTAGTTAATTGTGCCGTCACTTTGTCTGGGAATGAGATTGCTGGGAGTAGCAAATGCCCGAATAAAAGAACCCGTCGGGCTAAATTCGTATACAGAAGGGCCATATTCATCAGAAACGTAGAAATTCCCATTCGGCGCGATCGCAAATCCTTCTGGGTCAAAGCTGCGGCCAAGAACACTAGCATTACCATTCAGTATTCCGGGATTCAAACCGTTAAAGTTTTGACCATTTTGAGTAAAGAGAATTGTGTCTAATAACTGTAAATTGCTAATTGCACCTGTATTCTGGTCAACATCTAATGAAAATTTTTGTACCCGTGGGTTATAGCTGATCACACCACCACCAGGGCCGCGATCGGCTAGGCTGTAATACACATTGTTGGAGCGATCGTAATACAAGTCAGAGAAAAACCCTAGGCGATTAGTGTTGGCACTATTAGTATTAGATGAAGATAAATCTGTACTATCCGCAGGAATGGTGATGCCATTCACCAAAGAAAGAGCCTGAGCCGTGGTTGCCGAGCCAGTAATACTAACTACGGCAGCTACCAGCGAAAGGCTGAATCCAGAAATCCAAGGCTTGAGTGAAATCATGTACACTTCCCAAAAAGACACAGTTTTTTCAGCTTTGGACTTCTAGATTAAAGAAAGATTAACTAAAAATTAAGGTAGTTAATATCACATAATGATTTAATAGAATGTGGTTTTTACGTGCAAACATCTTCATCAAACTTTTACAGTTGATTGAGCATTTTATGGGTTTGCGGCACAACCCGGACATGAGACACAAACTTTTTCATCAATGCTTGCCATATCAGCACTTGATCGGGATTTGGGGCAACCATAGGTGTTGGGGTGAATTGTTC encodes:
- a CDS encoding esterase-like activity of phytase family protein, encoding MISLKPWISGFSLSLVAAVVSITGSATTAQALSLVNGITIPADSTDLSSSNTNSANTNRLGFFSDLYYDRSNNVYYSLADRGPGGGVISYNPRVQKFSLDVDQNTGAISNLQLLDTILFTQNGQNFNGLNPGILNGNASVLGRSFDPEGFAIAPNGNFYVSDEYGPSVYEFSPTGSFIRAFATPSNLIPRQSDGTINYVDGRPTISTGRQDNRGFEGVTLSPDGSRLFAMLQDPLVNEGSPDGRRGSNLRIVEFDTNTGNSTAQYLYQLESLADINARVPDNTFGANSQGRNIGISSITALNNNEFLILERDNRGIGVEDPTGATPVASKRIYKIDLTGATNVADISLTGINTLPAGVTPVSKTLFADIAEFLRNAGQPIPEKFEGLAIGPQLADGSYALIVGTDNDFSVTQNGDNVQFDVCTDGTNFSQVPIDSGCPTGQSLIPTFVYALNASQAELAGFVPPQRVPEPTTTAALVLMAASSLFVKRQFKSMQK